A stretch of the Vibrio aquimaris genome encodes the following:
- a CDS encoding type VI secretion system ImpA family N-terminal domain-containing protein — translation MYFSDFARRPISEQTPCGVNPNNLEDFEEIKRQINNINKVTGRVSWKKVQQLSKDILKNESKDLRCGCYYAVASAHNDGLSGFVDALNVILDLCVVYWSSCYPEVSKSSARMGALEWLVEHGEKRVKLFNVTVDDMAVLEAGHRVCLRIEEELRLHYGHKAPSLGGIRRILSQFIDDVKELEDKREQAHKRALQQKEKAKANNEKVAGAITVKVNPPTKQTQPAADVEPEKSHSAVWAVSIAVSVFILALSAFYLKKSLLLTEYEQKIASNNVSILLQVTHDLSTENRDTIERLKQPLIGVIDTMVFDLNKSPEKVTNLKTLKEIIENLATIYSDSSSVQVLSAELERYDEQMQRDFREISRRFARARTAIANLKLDTNDSNTELAYQYSNSLFPLLGRIEYAEKTNDPEELDRSLNLINVYLHKIAQLKATQTQTSLDKVVAE, via the coding sequence ATGTACTTTTCAGACTTTGCTCGACGACCAATAAGCGAGCAGACTCCTTGCGGTGTCAACCCGAATAACCTCGAAGATTTTGAGGAGATAAAGCGACAGATAAACAATATCAATAAGGTAACAGGGCGCGTCTCATGGAAAAAAGTACAACAACTCTCTAAAGACATACTAAAAAATGAAAGTAAAGACTTACGCTGTGGCTGCTACTATGCTGTAGCGTCTGCTCATAACGATGGTCTTAGCGGGTTTGTAGACGCATTAAATGTTATTTTAGATTTATGTGTGGTTTATTGGTCATCATGTTACCCAGAAGTGTCCAAATCCAGTGCTCGCATGGGCGCGTTAGAGTGGCTAGTCGAACATGGCGAAAAGAGAGTCAAGCTATTCAATGTCACCGTCGATGACATGGCTGTTCTAGAAGCAGGACACAGAGTGTGTCTAAGAATAGAGGAAGAACTGAGACTCCACTATGGACATAAAGCACCCTCTCTTGGAGGGATAAGACGTATCTTGAGTCAGTTCATTGACGATGTAAAAGAGTTAGAAGATAAGCGAGAACAAGCACACAAAAGGGCCCTACAGCAAAAAGAAAAGGCCAAAGCAAATAATGAGAAAGTGGCAGGGGCAATCACAGTAAAAGTAAATCCCCCAACCAAACAAACGCAACCTGCAGCCGATGTTGAACCTGAAAAAAGTCACTCTGCCGTATGGGCTGTTTCTATTGCTGTAAGCGTATTTATCTTAGCTTTAAGTGCTTTTTATCTGAAGAAAAGCCTACTACTTACAGAGTACGAACAAAAAATAGCATCAAACAACGTCTCCATATTGTTGCAAGTCACTCATGATCTTAGTACTGAAAATAGGGATACTATCGAGAGGTTAAAACAACCTCTCATTGGGGTGATTGATACCATGGTATTCGATTTGAATAAATCCCCAGAAAAAGTAACCAATCTTAAAACATTAAAAGAAATCATTGAAAATCTTGCAACAATTTATTCAGATTCCTCTTCAGTGCAAGTTTTATCAGCAGAACTGGAACGCTATGACGAGCAAATGCAAAGGGATTTTAGAGAAATAAGTCGTCGCTTTGCACGTGCTCGTACCGCGATAGCGAACTTAAAGCTTGATACCAACGATTCCAATACCGAACTCGCATATCAATATAGCAACTCTTTATTCCCTTTATTGGGCAGAATTGAATATGCAGAAAAAACCAATGATCCAGAAGAACTCGATCGCTCGTTGAATTTAATCAACGTCTATTTACATAAAATCGCTCAACTCAAAGCGACACAAACCCAAACATCACTCGATAAAGTCGTGGCTGAATAA